A part of Rhinatrema bivittatum chromosome 16, aRhiBiv1.1, whole genome shotgun sequence genomic DNA contains:
- the PMVK gene encoding phosphomevalonate kinase isoform X2 has product MIRWGEEKRNSDPGFFCRLAVEGITQPVWVVSDTRRRSDVEWFQGAYGDLAQTVRVVASEETRKHRGWVFTAGVDDAESECGLDQGVTFDWTMANDGDRQALEDQLSRLLDFIHSRL; this is encoded by the exons ATGATCCGGTGGGGAGAGGAGAAACGGAACTCGGATCCAGGATTTTTCTGCAGGCTGGCTGTGGAGGGCATCACGCAGCCCGTCTGG GTTGTGAGTGACACTCGGAGAAGGTCGGATGTGGAGTGGTTCCAAGGAGCTTATGGTGACCTAGCACAAACCGTCCGAGTCGTGGCTTCAGAGGAGACCAGGAAACACAGGGGCTGGGTGTTTACAGCAG GGGTGGATGATGCAGAGTCAGAGTGTGGATTGGATCAGGGGGTGACGTTTGACTGGACCATGGCCAATGACGGGGACCGGCAAGCGCTGGAGGATCAGCTGAGCAGACTCCTGGACTTTATTCACAGCAGACTTTAG